Proteins found in one Herbiconiux sp. A18JL235 genomic segment:
- a CDS encoding NYN domain-containing protein yields MTEPSDSRVGLYIDFDNIVISRYQQLHGRQAFQRDGIRDFDRTRQGADPEIAARLAAATVDFDAVVDFAASFGTIVVNRAYADWSVPVNASYQRQLMSRAVDLTQLFTTTTRGTKNGADIRLAVDVVEDLFRLPDLTHVIIVAGDSDYIALAQKSKRLGRYVVGIGVAGSSSTSLAAACDEFEHYDSLPGVKDAAGAVARSGGSTGGRAAGRKVESAAGAGASDDSSAQGQSQSSAQSPGAEGDAQTEKKTTTRGRRAAAMTPTFSHLDDAGYEEPEPTEQVDPQQTATELLVRALQVGHAKGDDDEWLNTGNVKNQMRRMDPSFSEKPLGFRSFGDFLASRDEVAELGEDGSQRLIRLRQAPQPSARRRR; encoded by the coding sequence ATGACCGAACCGAGCGACTCCAGGGTCGGCCTCTACATCGACTTCGACAACATCGTCATCTCGCGCTACCAGCAGCTGCACGGCAGGCAGGCCTTCCAGCGCGACGGCATCCGCGACTTCGACCGCACCCGCCAGGGCGCCGACCCCGAGATCGCAGCGCGACTCGCGGCGGCCACGGTCGACTTCGACGCTGTCGTCGACTTCGCGGCCTCGTTCGGCACCATCGTGGTGAACCGGGCCTACGCCGACTGGTCGGTCCCGGTGAACGCCAGCTACCAGCGTCAGCTCATGTCGCGGGCCGTCGACCTCACCCAGCTGTTCACCACCACCACGCGGGGAACGAAGAACGGTGCCGACATCCGTCTCGCCGTCGACGTGGTGGAAGACCTGTTCCGCCTGCCCGACCTCACGCACGTCATCATCGTCGCCGGCGACTCCGACTACATCGCGCTGGCGCAGAAGTCGAAGCGACTCGGCCGCTACGTCGTCGGCATCGGCGTGGCCGGCTCGTCGAGCACCTCGTTGGCCGCCGCCTGCGACGAGTTCGAGCACTACGACTCGCTGCCCGGGGTGAAGGATGCTGCGGGCGCCGTCGCCCGGTCGGGAGGCTCCACGGGTGGCCGGGCGGCGGGGCGGAAGGTCGAGTCGGCAGCCGGAGCCGGGGCCTCCGACGACTCCTCGGCTCAAGGACAGTCCCAGTCGTCGGCGCAGAGCCCGGGCGCCGAGGGCGACGCGCAGACCGAGAAGAAGACCACCACGCGCGGCCGCCGCGCCGCGGCGATGACCCCGACCTTCTCGCACCTCGACGACGCCGGCTACGAGGAGCCGGAGCCCACCGAGCAGGTCGACCCCCAGCAGACCGCCACCGAGCTGCTCGTGCGCGCGCTCCAGGTGGGGCACGCCAAGGGCGACGACGACGAGTGGCTGAACACCGGCAACGTGAAGAACCAGATGCGCCGGATGGATCCGTCGTTCAGCGAGAAGCCCCTCGGTTTCCGCTCCTTCGGCGACTTCCTGGCGTCCCGTGACGAGGTGGCGGAGCTCGGCGAAGACGGCTCCCAGCGCCTCATCCGCCTGCGCCAGGCCCCCCAGCCCAGCGCCCGCCGCCGCCGCTGA
- a CDS encoding GNAT family N-acetyltransferase — MAGTTIEVRPATVFADVATMVGPKRPDANVCWCLSYRIPSKENLTLSGPARGDRVRELVELDPPPGVLAYDADGEVVGWAAVHPRADTTFARNRRIPHLDDDEGVWSVWCIRVRPGHRGRGISHRLLAGAVEFARDHGARAIEGYPVDNAGKKVDLTMAYVGTRSLFEKAGFEKAADTTSVLNGFPRVLMRLELDGG; from the coding sequence ATGGCCGGCACGACGATCGAGGTGCGGCCGGCGACGGTGTTCGCCGACGTCGCGACCATGGTGGGCCCCAAGCGCCCCGACGCGAACGTGTGCTGGTGCCTCAGCTACCGCATCCCGTCGAAGGAGAATCTCACGCTGAGCGGGCCCGCCCGGGGCGATCGGGTGCGTGAACTCGTGGAGCTCGACCCGCCGCCCGGCGTGCTCGCCTACGACGCCGACGGGGAGGTGGTGGGCTGGGCTGCGGTGCACCCGCGGGCCGACACGACCTTCGCGCGCAACCGGCGCATCCCGCACCTCGACGACGACGAGGGCGTCTGGTCGGTGTGGTGCATCCGGGTGCGGCCCGGCCACCGCGGGCGGGGCATCTCCCACCGGCTGCTGGCGGGCGCCGTGGAGTTCGCCCGCGATCACGGTGCCCGGGCGATCGAGGGCTACCCCGTCGACAACGCCGGGAAGAAGGTCGATCTCACGATGGCGTACGTCGGCACCAGGAGCCTCTTCGAGAAGGCGGGTTTCGAGAAGGCAGCCGACACGACGTCGGTGCTGAACGGCTTTCCGCGCGTACTGATGAGGCTGGAGCTCGACGGCGGCTGA